The following is a genomic window from Babesia bovis T2Bo chromosome 4 map unlocalized Chr4_1, whole genome shotgun sequence.
CTTGGTTTAATATGTCCAAGCAAATCAAAATGCACTTAAGGTGTTTCAATTGCAATAAGCCAGGAGAAGCCAATATGGCTTGCAGAGGGGTATCATGCCCCAAAGGCATTGATACACTAGACTACCGCTGCCTCGAGTTGCTAGGTAAACAGAGCTTACATACGCTTGTCAGGCAAAAGCCACAAATGTTCAAGCATCTAAGAGATAGGCACTTTGAATTTAACTAACATACTGTTCAGTAATCGCTCGTTGTACATAGTTGTATTATAGACTATCCCTGATAGACAAAATCTAGAAGCCTTGTTTCTATAGATGTTAATAGATTCCTGGATATTCACTTCATGGTGCATATGGATCTCCATGAAGCCACACGGTTAACTACCGGCGCACTCAAGATGGTACTATGGCTTTATCTAGTCCATTCTATAGAACCGTAACTGAAATGATACTAAGCGATTAACATTTAGTCGAGTTTATCAATGTACATTGTAATCCACTGTTTAGTGTGGCCTATTTGGGCTGCACAGTCAACGACATTATAATAAAATGATAAACAGCAGAAGAACTATAGAAATCAAAAAAAGGGTGATCACCAAACGAAGCAACGAAGGGTTCTTGGTGTCAAGAAAAACAGCCATACGCTTAGTCAATGCGTTCAAGCGTAAATTAGTCTCATCAAATGCATCCCCAACCTCCGAAATCAAAGCGTTCTGATTAGTGACCTCCACATTTATAGCACGAGCATTCTGGTGTAAATTTTGAGCAGATGCATTGAGAACAATTATGTGCGCGTCTTGCTGGTCAAGCATATCCTAAGGATAATGTGCTTTGTAGAGATAACATACCTTCTGACTCATTAGCTGGTGTTGCGCAAATGAGGAACTGCATATGGCAGGTTGGGGGTTGTCAGGAGTAGTAGCCTACAGACCATTGTCATCTCGATAATAAAAATACCTGTCGGTTGCGATCATGGACGCCCTTTATCTTAGAGCGAAATTCGTCAATATTAGACTGACGTTGAGCAATAATCTTCTTAGTGATGCGGTAACGCTCACGGTTGTTACTAATAGTATCAATCACCTTCTGCAACTCTGAAATGTCACGCTCGATGGCGCTACAAACATTCAACAGCTCGCTACCCTTACTAGTTGATGTCAACGGAGTGTTTGGAGGCATAGTACTGCAATAAAAAATAAAGGcataataaacatattaCACACCGTAACTCCTCAAGCACTTGCGATTGAAGCAATATTAGCTTGCGGATATTCTTGCGTACAGTGCTGAAGCACATGTATAGTAATACAGAAACACATACTTCTCTGCTTCATCGTAAGGATCACGCATCGCCATGTCAGTTGTCGCCATCTTAGTGTCAGCGGCGCAGTTGCACTAAAGTCATCAATCGACAGTCAAAGCTGCCTTAAAAACTATAACATTTGCATGTATAAGAAAATATTGTCGTAATTTATGCAATAACACAATGCTGAGTTCATAAATACATGTCCGCCATGCGCCTACAAGTTCCCGGTGCCACACGACATCGATACGTCACAAAAGCTTTATGACACCAAAAAGTACTTTAATAATTAatgatttaatatatactatgttgtatatcgtCGTTACCCATTAGGTGTAAGGAAGCTGTGCCACCTACATACCAGATCATGTAACGCCGAACACATATGACCTGAAGTATACACAACATTTATACAGTATGCCCTTATCCACTAACACACAGTGTGTTAACACAGAATTTCTATCGACCACAGGAGCAAGTCTCTAatgcaatgtgtaacttCCAGTATAACCTCCGCACCGTAGAATCCAAAGGTAAATAGTATGTTAGGTGTAGTCTGTAATGGATTAGTACATTGCAGTAAAGTTGGATCTAGTACTCAGGGTACGTGTATGTCACCCTGCCTGTAACTAAGTGGCACTAGGTGAAGTCCATTTTATGCTTAGGGCAATATTTGAACTCTTTATGTTTATGTATCACGAGGGATTTATTGTTGATTTTCATTACAGAAGATGGGAATTGTGGCACCTAATGTACAATTTCAAAGAGATTAGTGGGATGTTACTAGCAGTACATGCTCTCCGGAATATTGCCCTTCTTTAACTGAAGAGCCTTCTCACGAGCCTTGCGCAAATCAGCCTGGGTAATCTGCATACGCCGTTCACGAAGAGCTAACAACCCAGCCTCAGTGCAAATGGCCTTGATATCCGCGCCACAGAGGTCGTCCTTAGTGTTCACAAATTCTTCAAGGTCCACATCCGATGACATGGTCATCTTAGATGTATGGATCTCAAAGATCTTACGTTTAGTCTTGGTATCTGGATTGGGTAACTGTATCTTACGGTCTATACGACCGGGCCTGATAAGAGCAGGATCTAATGATTCGATGCGGTTAGTAGCCATGATAACCTTCACATCAGCCTGAGGATCGAAACCATCCAGCTGGTTTAATAACTCCAACATAGTCCTTTGAATCTCCTTCTCACCACCACTGGTAGCGTCATAACGCTTAGTACCGATAGCGTCGATTTCGTCAATGAAAATAATAGATGGCGCGTTTTCCTCCGCAACACGGAACATCTCACGAACTAGTTTAGGTCCCTCACCAAGGTACTTTTGAATGAGCTCGGAACCCACAACACGTAAAAATGTAGCACAGGTCTCGTTAGCAACAGCCTTAGCTAACAATGTCTTCCCAGTACCTACAAATGTATAATCTAGAATAAATCAACATACCTGGGGGACCATACAAAATTACACCTTTCGGAGGACGAATGCCAACCTCCTCATACAACTCAGGGTGAGTTAAAGGCAACTCAACAGCTTCCTTAATCTCCTGGATCTGGTCTTCCAAACCCCCGATATCAGAGTAAGACTCTAAAGGAGCACGCTCAACCTTCATCAAGGAAACCAAAGGGTCAATTGCATCCAGCAATATACCCACCACGCTGTTGGTCTTGTTGTGTAACAATACGGAACAACCAGGCTCAAGTAGTGTTTTGTCAACAAAAGATAAAATGTTGACGTAGTACTCAGGGCCCATGGAACTAGTTACGATAGCGTGATTGTCATCAATCATCTCCTCCATGGTGCCAACACTCATTGGACTGCCACGAAGGTCCTCTAAACGAAGTAAATCGTCCTGATTCTTGTTTTTAGTAGGATTCAAACGAATTTTATTAGCGACATATTCCTCTTCCAAAAGCAAATAGTCCTTTATTCGCTCCAACTTCAACAGCCGTAACCGGCATTTTGCACTAGGAGTGACTGCAACAATATGATGGAATGAATAGTAAACGATAACACGTTAATGCCACTACATGATAACCACAAATGACGCAGTGTTTACGCCAGAAGATATAGTATCATCTATGTTGCAATCACTTagatgtaacatataccaGCCATAACATATCCACGTGTTGTATCCACGTTAAACTGTAATGTGTACCCTCAAATGGCAAGTGTTATTTAGGGGAACTAAGACACATAGTTAGAAACACACCTGTTGGAATCCGAACTGGAGCAAACTGGCGTTGCTGCTTCTTCTTATGTTTGCCAAAAACTGGAGGTGGAGGCTTCTCACGAGGTGTGCTGTCTTCATTTTTCTTGCTCTCTGTATACAGGTTACAACTGAGATGACCGATGCTGTGGAATAGCAACAGATACACAACACATACCTTGGTTATTATTTAAATCCCCCTGAGCGTTACCCATTGCTATAAAATGTAAATAGGTACTAATTCATCTATCGATGCACGGCGTCCCCACTCATTAGTACACCTATAACCAAGTACTACGCAAATATCTTAGTTTAAAGGATTCAGACTAAGTTCACGCAATCGCTCTGGATTGCTCACCAGAAGCTCCGCAGCTTCCGCATCTAATGGCTCGATAGGTTGTGGTTCCACAAGCAAATTAAGCAAACCTAACGCTGCTGTTCCGACAGTATACACGGGACGCCAGTCCTCACGAACAATATTTAGACAAACAGCTCCAGCACACTTAGGAGCGTTCGCGCCCAGGATGTTAGGATGACGAATCTGCAGTATTTGACACCTAAATAAACACACGTACCGAACTTAAACATTTGACCCTTAGACGCTCATGAGGGTATCCCTCAGGTATTACACACTGAAATTTTATAGGAATCCCTTGCCAAATGCCTTCCGATGCCGTTACAGTTAACTCCAGACGGGAGAGATCGTCAAGGTCAAATGGACGCAACTCAATGTTCTCTGGTAAATCCAAACTAGATAACTCtagaaataatataataagTTTTTAATAAATTAACCACGTTGAAGTCGTAACAATGAAGGTAATGAAAGACTAGGCATCCTGCGAAAGACTCAGCCGCAATGACTCTGCCCCGCGTAATAACTGCAGTATACTGTTAGTGTTGCGTTCAATATTAGCCTGAATTTCGTTGCGCTCCTCATCAGATAACAATGGCAACGGTGAATCGGAATTCGACTCACGCTGACGGTAATACGTTTGAGACTCTGTGCGGATACTCTCCATGGTGTCCTGACAATCCTTGATTTTACGCAACCATGAGTCAACAGTGAATTCAGAAGCAGCTTGCGATAAACAGGCAGAATGTATGTCATCAGCAACCTTGTCACGGACACAAACACCCAGCATTGTAGCAGTCTCTGTAACAAAACATTAAACCATAGAATACGATACATACCGTCGATTAACGATGATACCTGCACTTGCttgtaaaatatatgttgaCTCTGGTCACGTAAACTGCGCAACATCTTGCGCATATGCTCAGAATTGTCCAACAGACGCTTGCAGTTATCCATCAAATTCTCATATGCCTTGTTCATGTTTTCCTGCTCCTGTAATGTCTGCGTAATCCGAGAACCCAACTCCTCAACACCAAATATTGGGACTATAGCGATTTTAGAAGGATCGGGATTTTCACGCTTCGCACGCTCAAAACGCTCGTAGCACTCCTCAGCCTCACGAACGATGGTTTCCAGATTCCGCAGACGAGTTTTCGAAAATCTATTATTAGGTTCCTCTCCATATAGACGATAATGCGCCAACTGTTTATGTGCGTCAAGCAATACGCTATCCAGGTAATCCTCAAGCATACGGTTAAACTCCTGGCAGTGATCAGGACTAGAAGAATACGAAAAACATAGTAAATCTAAACTGAGCTTCTCCAAAACACGGACACACTCATCCTTGCGATTGGCAATCTCTTCAAGTGATATTTCACCTGGTTACCAATGAAATTATCAAAATAAGCGAAACATACCCTGAATGGCTGACTCGCCCGGTACCGTAGATTTAGAATCCTCCATAGCTAATAAGCCAAGATTCCCCTACAGGTGTCATAAGACATACGGAATAACTCCAGAAAGCTTTTAATAACAAGATTTCTGGACAGTGGACCTAATTACAATACTCTACGCGACACACGTATCATATGGGTGTAACAACGCTGTGCTGTGCTTTATGTAATAAAATatcatttgtataataatataaattattTTTACATCTTCAAAATTTTAATGCACAATCAAATAATGACTACAGTCCTGTCTACGCGCTATACCCTGCAAAGGCAATATAACATCGTGCTTAGTCGTATTTTGCCGTTCAGTGCCTTCATGTAAATAATAAACGCCTTTTCTATGTTAAAACCTAGAGTAATAGCGCTAGGAAATACATGGAATCATAATGTTCTAGAGCAATCTAGATGCGACACACTGATGTTCTCTTTAGTAATATTGTGTTGTGATATTGT
Proteins encoded in this region:
- a CDS encoding Syntaxin 6 N-terminal family protein, whose amino-acid sequence is MATTDMAMRDPYDEAENTVRKNIRKLILLQSQVLEELRTMPPNTPLTSTSKGSELLNVCSAIERDISELQKVIDTISNNRERYRITKKIIAQRQSNIDEFRSKIKGVHDRNRQATTPDNPQPAICSSSFAQHQLMSQKDMLDQQDAHIIVLNASAQNLHQNARAINVEVTNQNALISEVGDAFDETNLRLNALTKRMAVFLDTKNPSLLRLVITLFLISIVLLLFIILL
- a CDS encoding Nucleoporin complex subunit 54 family protein, whose amino-acid sequence is MEDSKSTVPGESAIQGEISLEEIANRKDECVRVLEKLSLDLLCFSYSSSPDHCQEFNRMLEDYLDSVLLDAHKQLAHYRLYGEEPNNRFSKTRLRNLETIVREAEECYERFERAKRENPDPSKIAIVPIFGVEELGSRITQTLQEQENMNKAYENLMDNCKRLLDNSEHMRKMLRSLRDQSQHIFYKQVQVSSLIDETATMLGVCVRDKVADDIHSACLSQAASEFTVDSWLRKIKDCQDTMESIRTESQTYYRQRESNSDSPLPLLSDEERNEIQANIERNTNSILQLLRGAESLRLSLSQDA
- a CDS encoding 26S protease regulatory subunit 4 like family protein — its product is MGNAQGDLNNNQESKKNEDSTPREKPPPPVFGKHKKKQQRQFAPVRIPTVTPSAKCRLRLLKLERIKDYLLLEEEYVANKIRLNPTKNKNQDDLLRLEDLRGSPMSVGTMEEMIDDNHAIVTSSMGPEYYVNILSFVDKTLLEPGCSVLLHNKTNSVVGILLDAIDPLVSLMKVERAPLESYSDIGGLEDQIQEIKEAVELPLTHPELYEEVGIRPPKGVILYGPPGTGKTLLAKAVANETCATFLRVVGSELIQKYLGEGPKLVREMFRVAEENAPSIIFIDEIDAIGTKRYDATSGGEKEIQRTMLELLNQLDGFDPQADVKVIMATNRIESLDPALIRPGRIDRKIQLPNPDTKTKRKIFEIHTSKMTMSSDVDLEEFVNTKDDLCGADIKAICTEAGLLALRERRMQITQADLRKAREKALQLKKGNIPESMYC